From Anopheles arabiensis isolate DONGOLA chromosome 3, AaraD3, whole genome shotgun sequence, a single genomic window includes:
- the LOC120904452 gene encoding restin homolog isoform X11, which translates to MRRPSDSDYNKTHLPDQGAVLTADTDSFIIGQRVWVGGIRPGQIAYIGETHFAPGEWAGVVLDEPNGKNDGSVAGKRYFQCEAKKGVFSRLTRLTREPLANAGGGGGDSTASTPLDASFRSLTSPARSGTVSPTHSVQSYASKSPAMAGKAASLNVGDRVIVSSGFGSRPGMLKFIGETQFASGTWCGVQLDEASGKNDGTVDGVRYFECPAKYGIFVPIAKVTLSPSARKTSVRLSRANSKESLNSLATMSSIATTATSRLRMSAQRKSTVSAVPSTPKSSFSLQDVLREKQNHIEQLMQEREIDREETANQSIMYQKNIQQLKEKVTLLEKSLADEKRRNEDLQFSVDEATFCGEELNGKIQNSVRAQTQVFKEKIADLEAQLAAGGTAGKPNEPTQPGVPPEEINAVRAELNAEIDKLKAEILAKDQKLHLTEELKRSLENEIQNLHEKVADAERAAASKLSALTISEECLKEQINYLEHRVDEQSDQLTVKDAELEKQYLALKNAESEQEERLAALQDELRSKKDLLAERDQQVQLLEQTAEELRADVRQRDLKTVELESDLRAKLQEQGTSSSKLAEKLSELEVALVEVNASKTHLERDLTNATQTIKVLEEDRSVKEKAAQEVESKLTASEAALKAEIASRQEQESLAQKLQRDLQSLATSGESSAALLAAKQEELSNQAKQLQELEADKVKVQQELSSLQQKFEQSRTEHEQLIAEVHALADAERNTIAELRKQLQTSEQENLAKDKQLEENEVLVSALQNELKELNVSKASLNQELTAIKASFADKDGTLANILQEKTALEKQLEESKQELASKVKQLEEDLRNREDTLRKELELSASTAQQQLSAKEEELTRLSQAREELQKQLEAAQQQMKDVSDKMKLAEDTIATRTNESQSLNQQLSSLRSELSSKDEQLAKLNASLAETAAREEAGGKKLGEAAEQYGKLEIEHADLRRKMDALEQKSAQVQQQKLDLERELDLQRSSTLDSNSELAKLTDELKAKQRALDELRDSYDTLKIETERRADESTQAHAALQEQVERVRQEMQQISDQKIIQENELNTELRKIKELAEQEQDNLVRTIAELKVSFEQERQRIDSEHAAELAKSVSEREQQMAAMKSELESALGELKAQLEDARIESKKLQELNETAVSAAKEQEESLQKQLQQSREESRTLQQRLDELRQSMEQGSQDLTVQIDQKAQRIVELEQQLDEQRTLQQKRSAEVAEMVAKLEENGKSYAEMLQQLQESYTQIEALKKAKSESEEACQQVQQRLQDLNSSYSEMEEEQVDLVSREETLRKELAQLQEQMQQAAGEQKERYDAVVSKNEELLKQLESTSSAKGATETELIALRQELATKATSLGELHAKVKELNAQLQTKATLEQQVQSLEQSVSSKDASILELSSKVEDLQKQTTSSNAKIVVKEEELKQLQKESASKDTQLKDLQHQLEAMQKTLADSTELSKRTAVEANELQAALEKSRSTVKEQEDRQKEQQRRIAELETKLAAQATQFDELLDRKKSAETEYSHRTHDLSQKLLELESAKKQEIDELQQRLAELMQRVETQVSETAQTVSSKRAVEKRQHELECAKKDLELRETELQLANRRLEKDNEQLRSQLVLKESELTKLAKAATAAATAADNSGTVPNRGVGVMSDSKDDDSGAQIDFLNSIIVDMQRKNEKLTLRIQALESTSADSHNMSFDIQKRKPAPRVFCDICDEFDLHETEDCPKQCSDSPPESLKHPSDGKERKVPPPRKYCESCEVFGHEIGECPDDETY; encoded by the exons ATGAGACGACCGAGCGATTCCGACTATAACAAAACACATCTGCCAG ATCAGGGAGCAGTGCTGACGGCGGACACGGACAGCTTCATCATCGGGCAGCGCGTCTGGGTCGGCGGCATCCGCCCGGGCCAGATTGCGTACATCGGCGAGACACACTTTGCGCCGGGCGAATGGGCCGGCGTCGTGCTGGACGAGCCGAACGGCAAGAACGATGGGTCGGTCGCCGGCAAGCGCTACTTCCAGTGCGAAGCGAAGAAGGGCGTCTTTTCGCGCCTGACGCGCCTCACGCGCGAACCGCTGGCGAAtgctggcggtggcggtggtgacTCGACCGCCTCCACGCCGCTCGATGCGAGCTTCCGGTCGCTGACGTCACCGGCCCGGTCCGGCACCGTTTCGCCCACGCACAGCGTCCAGAGCTATGCCAGCAAATCGCCAGCGATGGCCGGAA AGGCCGCCTCGCTGAACGTCGGCGACCGGGTGATCGTCTCGTCCGGGTTCGGGTCGCGCCCGGGCATGCTGAAGTTTATCGGCGAAACGCAGTTCGCTAGCGGCACCTGGTGCGGCGTCCAGCTGGACGAGGCGAGCGGCAAGAACGACGGCACGGTGGACGGTGTCAG ATACTTCGAGTGTCCGGCCAAGTACGGCATCTTTGTGCCGATTGCCAAGGTGACGCTGTCCCCGTCGGCCCGCAAAACCTCGGTCCGGCTGTCCCGGGCCAACTCGAAGGAGTCGCTCAACTCGCTGGCCACGATGAGCTCGATCGCGACCACGGCCACCTCCCGGCTCCGGATGAGCGCACAG AGGAAATCCACGGTCAGCGCTGTGCCGTCAACACCGAAATCTTCCTTTTCGCTTCAG GATGTCCTACGGGAGAAACAGAATCACATCGAGCAGCTAATGCAGGAGCGGGAAATCGATCGCGAGGAAACAGCCAACCAATCGATTATGTACCAGAAGAACATCCAACAG ctgaaggaaaagGTGACCCTGCTGGAAAAATCGCTCGCCGACGAGAAGCGCCGCAACGAGGACCTACAGTTCAGCGTGGACGAAGCAACGTTCTGCGGCGAAGAGCTAAAC ggaaaaattcaaaattcagtACGC GCTCAAACACAAGTGTTCAAAGAAAAAATAGCCGATTTGGAGGCTCAGCTGGCTGCTGGCGGAACTGCAGGAAAACCCAACGAGCCAACACAGCCAGGAGTACCACCAGAAGAAATCAACG CCGTTCGGGCAGAGCTGAACGCCGAAATCGATAAGCTAAAGGCGGAAATACTTGCCAAGGATCAGAAGCTGCATCTGACGGAAGAGTTGAAGCGTTCGCTCGAGAACGAAATCCAGAACCTGCACGAGAAGGTGGCCGATGCGGAGCGAGCCGCTGCCAGCAAACTCTCCGCACTCACGATCAGCGAAGAGTGCCTCAAGGAGCAGATCAACTACCTCGAGCACCGGGTGGACGAGCAGAGCGACCAGCTCACGGTGAAGGATGCCGAGCTGGAGAAACAGTATCTGGCGCTCAAGAATGCCGAAAGCGAACAGGAAGAGCGGCTGGCGGCCCTGCAGGATGAGTTGCGCTCCAAGAAGGATCTGCTGGCCGAGCGGGACCAACAAGTGCAGCTGCTCGAGCAAACGGCGGAGGAGCTGCGGGCCGATGTGCGGCAGCGCGACCTGAAGACGGTGGAGCTGGAAAGTGACCTTAGGGCGAAGTTGCAGGAACAGGGTACCTCCAGCAGCAAGTTGGCAGAGAAGCTGTCCGAGCTGGAGGTGGCGCTTGTGGAGGTGAATGCTTCCAAGACCCACCTCGAGCGGGACCTCACGAACGCAACGCAGACAATCAAGGTGCTTGAGGAGGACCGCAGTGTGAAGGAAAAGGCGGCCCAGGAAGTGGAATCGAAGCTAACGGCGAGTGAAGCGGCACTGAAGGCGGAAATAGCTTCACGACAGGAGCAGGAATCGTTGGCGCAGAAGCTGCAGCGCGATCTGCAATCGCTCGCAACGAGCGGTGAGAGTAGTGCCGCACTGCTGGCCGCAAAGCAGGAGGAACTGTCCAATCAGGCCAAACAGCTGCAGGAGCTCGAGGCAGATAAGGTGAAGGTGCAGCAGGAGCTGTCCTCACTGCAGCAAAAGTTCGAACAATCGCGCACCGAGCACGAGCAGCTGATAGCGGAGGTGCATGCTCTTGCCGATGCGGAACGGAACACTATTGCCGAGCTGCGCAAGCAATTGCAAACATCGGAACAGGAAAATCTTGCCAAAGACAAACAGCTGGAAGAGAACGAGGTGCTCGTGAGTGCGCTCCAGAACGAGCTGAAGGAACTGAACGTCTCCAAGGCCAGCCTAAACCAGGAGCTGACGGCGATAAAGGCCAGCTTTGCGGACAAGGACGGTACGCTGGCGAACATCTTGCAGGAGAAGACAGCTTTGGAGAAGCAGCTGGAAGAAAGTAAACAGGAGCTGGCGTCGAAGGTGAAGCAGCTTGAGGAGGATCTGCGCAATCGTGAAGATACTTTGCGCAAAGAGCTTGAGTTGAGTGCGTCAACTGCGCAACAGCAGCTGAGCGCAAAAGAGGAAGAGCTTACGCGGCTGTCGCAGGCAAGAGAAGAGCTTCAGAAGCAACTTGAAGCTGCACAGCAGCAGATGAAGGATGTATCCGATAAGATGAAGCTGGCAGAAGACACGATTGCGACCCGAACGAACGAATCGCAATCCCTCAACCAGCAGCTCTCCTCACTTCGCTCCGAGTTGAGTTCCAAGGATGAGCAGCTAGCCAAGCTCAACGCTTCTCTCGCCGAAACTGCAGCCCGGGAGGAAGCAGGTGGAAAGAAATTGGGCGAAGCGGCAGAGCAGTACGGCAAGCTTGAAATCGAACACGCCGACCTGCGTCGAAAGATGGACGCGCTGGAGCAAAAGTCCGCTCAGGtccagcagcagaagctggACCTCGAGCGGGAGCTCGATTTGCAACGCTCCAGCACGctcgactccaactccgagcTGGCAAAGCTCACGGACGAGCTGAAGGCGAAACAGCGCGCACTGGACGAGCTGCGCGATAGTTACGATACGCTGAAGATTGAAACCGAACGGCGGGCGGATGAGAGTACCCAGGCGCACGCGGCACTACAGGAGCAGGTGGAACGCGTGCGGCAGGAGATGCAGCAAATCTCCGACCAGAAGATCATCCAGGAGAACGAGCTCAACACGGAGCTGCGCAAGATTAAAGAGCTGgccgagcaggagcaggacaATCTGGTGCGCACGATAGCGGAGCTAAAGGTGAGCTTCGAGCAGGAGCGGCAACGCATCGACAGTGAGCATGCGGCCGAGCTGGCAAAGAGCGTGTCGGAGCGCGAGCAACAAATGGCAGCTATGAAGAGTGAGCTTGAAAGCGCGCTCGGAGAGCTAAAGGCACAGCTCGAGGACGCACGGATTGAGAGCAAAAAGCTACAAGAGCTCAACGAAACTGCTGTCAGTGCTGCAAAGGAGCAGGAAGAGTCGCTTCaaaagcagctgcagcagagcCGGGAAGAGTCCAGAACGCTGCAGCAACGGCTGGACGAGCTGCGGCAGTCGATGGAACAGGGCAGCCAGGACCTAACCGTGCAGATCGACCAGAAAGCTCAGCGTATCGTTgagctcgagcagcagctggacGAGCAGCGAACTCTGCAGCAGAAACGTTCGGCCGAAGTGGCTGAGATGGTCGCAAAGCTCGAGGAAAACGGCAAATCGTATGCGGAAATGTTGCAACAGCTTCAGGAAAGCTACACCCAAATTGAAGCGCTGAAAAAGGCAAAATCGGAATCGGAGGAAGCGTGCCAGCAGGTGCAACAGCGGCTGCAAGACCTGAACAGCTCGTACAGCGAGATGGAAGAGGAGCAGGTCGATCTCGTGAGTCGCGAGGAGACACTGCGCAAGGAGCTTGCGCAGCTGCAAGAACAGATGCAGCAGGCTGCGGGCGAGCAGAAGGAACGGTATGATGCGGTTGTAAGCAAAAACGAGGAGCTGTTGAAACAACTCGAGTCTACCTCTTCGGCCAAGGGAGCCACAGAGACTGAGCTCATTGCGCTCAGACAAGAGCTTGCGACCAAAGCCACCTCTCTGGGTGAGCTGCACGCAAAGGTTAAGGAATTAAACGCTCAGTTGCAAACGAAGGCCACGCTGGAGCAACAGGTACAAAGTCTGGAGCAATCGGTTTCTTCCAAAGATGCGTCTATACTCGAGCTTTCCAGCAAGGTGGAAGACCTACAAAAGCAAACCACATCGAGCAATGCCAAAATTGTTGTGAAAGAGGAAGAACTTAAGCAGCTACAGAAAGAGAGCGCTTCGAAGGACACACAGCTAAAAGATCTACAGCACCAGCTAGAAGCGATGCAGAAAACTCTCGCCGACAGTACAGAGCTCAGCAAACGCACCGCCGTAGAAGCGAACGAGCTGCAGGCAGCGCTAGAAAAGTCCCGCTCCACCGTAAAAGAGCAGGAAGACAGGcagaaggagcagcagcggcgcaTCGCCGAACTGGAAACCAAGCTCGCCGCACAAGCGACCCAGTTCGATGAGTTGCTCGATCGGAAAAAATCCGCCGAAACGGAGTACTCGCACCGTACGCACGACCTTTCCCagaagctgctcgagctggagAGTGCCAAAAAGCAAGAGATCGACGAGCTGCAGCAACGGCTGGCCGAGCTGATGCAGCGCGTCGAAACGCAGGTGTCCGAAACGGCTCAAACCGTCAGCAGCAAGCGGGCGGTGGAGAAGCGCCAGCATGAGCTCGAGTGCGCCAAGAAGGATCTGGAGCTGCGCGAAACCGAACTGCAGCTGGCGAACCGTCGGCTCGAGAAGGACAACGAGCAGCTTCGCTCGCAGCTCGTCCTGAAGGAGAGTGAGCTGACGAAGCTGGCAAAGGCGGCAACTGCCGCAGCAACGGCAGCCGACAATTCTGGCACCGTCCCGAACCGAGGGGTTGGCGTCATGAGCGACTCCAAGGATGACGATTCCGGAGCACAGATCGATTTCCTCAACTCGATCATCGTCGATATGCAGCGAAAGAATGAGAAGCTAACGCTGCGGATACAGGCGCTCGAGTCGACCAGTGCGGATAG TCACAACATGAGCTTTGATATTCAGAAGCGTAAGCCGGCACCGCGCGTGTTCTGTGACATCTGCGACGAGTTTGATCTGCACGAAACCGAGGACTGCCCGAAGCAGTGCTCCGACAGTCCGCCGGAATCGCTGAAGCATCCCTCGGACGGCAAGGAGCGCAAGGTGCCACCGCCAAGGAAGTACTGCGAAAGCTGCGAAG TGTTTGGTCATGAAATTGGCGAGTGTCCGGACGACGAGACGTACTAA
- the LOC120904452 gene encoding restin homolog isoform X9, which produces MRRPSDSDYNKTHLPDVDEESETDLAFERPISARSSHSPDSGFRSSRSDRKTSSASTGSDVYWEATGRRRSSDQGAVLTADTDSFIIGQRVWVGGIRPGQIAYIGETHFAPGEWAGVVLDEPNGKNDGSVAGKRYFQCEAKKGVFSRLTRLTREPLANAGGGGGDSTASTPLDASFRSLTSPARSGTVSPTHSVQSYASKSPAMAGKAASLNVGDRVIVSSGFGSRPGMLKFIGETQFASGTWCGVQLDEASGKNDGTVDGVRYFECPAKYGIFVPIAKVTLSPSARKTSVRLSRANSKESLNSLATMSSIATTATSRLRMSAQRKSTVSAVPSTPKSSFSLQDVLREKQNHIEQLMQEREIDREETANQSIMYQKNIQQLKEKVTLLEKSLADEKRRNEDLQFSVDEATFCGEELNGKIQNSVRAQTQVFKEKIADLEAQLAAGGTAGKPNEPTQPGVPPEEINAVRAELNAEIDKLKAEILAKDQKLHLTEELKRSLENEIQNLHEKVADAERAAASKLSALTISEECLKEQINYLEHRVDEQSDQLTVKDAELEKQYLALKNAESEQEERLAALQDELRSKKDLLAERDQQVQLLEQTAEELRADVRQRDLKTVELESDLRAKLQEQGTSSSKLAEKLSELEVALVEVNASKTHLERDLTNATQTIKVLEEDRSVKEKAAQEVESKLTASEAALKAEIASRQEQESLAQKLQRDLQSLATSGESSAALLAAKQEELSNQAKQLQELEADKVKVQQELSSLQQKFEQSRTEHEQLIAEVHALADAERNTIAELRKQLQTSEQENLAKDKQLEENEVLVSALQNELKELNVSKASLNQELTAIKASFADKDGTLANILQEKTALEKQLEESKQELASKVKQLEEDLRNREDTLRKELELSASTAQQQLSAKEEELTRLSQAREELQKQLEAAQQQMKDVSDKMKLAEDTIATRTNESQSLNQQLSSLRSELSSKDEQLAKLNASLAETAAREEAGGKKLGEAAEQYGKLEIEHADLRRKMDALEQKSAQVQQQKLDLERELDLQRSSTLDSNSELAKLTDELKAKQRALDELRDSYDTLKIETERRADESTQAHAALQEQVERVRQEMQQISDQKIIQENELNTELRKIKELAEQEQDNLVRTIAELKVSFEQERQRIDSEHAAELAKSVSEREQQMAAMKSELESALGELKAQLEDARIESKKLQELNETAVSAAKEQEESLQKQLQQSREESRTLQQRLDELRQSMEQGSQDLTVQIDQKAQRIVELEQQLDEQRTLQQKRSAEVAEMVAKLEENGKSYAEMLQQLQESYTQIEALKKAKSESEEACQQVQQRLQDLNSSYSEMEEEQVDLVSREETLRKELAQLQEQMQQAAGEQKERYDAVVSKNEELLKQLESTSSAKGATETELIALRQELATKATSLGELHAKVKELNAQLQTKATLEQQVQSLEQSVSSKDASILELSSKVEDLQKQTTSSNAKIVVKEEELKQLQKESASKDTQLKDLQHQLEAMQKTLADSTELSKRTAVEANELQAALEKSRSTVKEQEDRQKEQQRRIAELETKLAAQATQFDELLDRKKSAETEYSHRTHDLSQKLLELESAKKQEIDELQQRLAELMQRVETQVSETAQTVSSKRAVEKRQHELECAKKDLELRETELQLANRRLEKDNEQLRSQLVLKESELTKLAKAATAAATAADNSGTVPNRGVGVMSDSKDDDSGAQIDFLNSIIVDMQRKNEKLTLRIQALESTSADSHNMSFDIQKRKPAPRVFCDICDEFDLHETEDCPKQCSDSPPESLKHPSDGKERKVPPPRKYCESCEVFGHEIGECPDDETY; this is translated from the exons ATGAGACGACCGAGCGATTCCGACTATAACAAAACACATCTGCCAG ATGTGGACGAAGAAAGCGAAACCGATCTGGCGTTCGAGCGGCCCATCTCCGCCAGATCGTCCCACTCGCCGGACTCTGGGTTCCGGAGCAGTCGCTCCGATCGTAAGACTTCCA GCGCCTCCACCGGCTCCGACGTGTACTGGGAGGCCACCGGAAGGCGTAGAAGCTCAG ATCAGGGAGCAGTGCTGACGGCGGACACGGACAGCTTCATCATCGGGCAGCGCGTCTGGGTCGGCGGCATCCGCCCGGGCCAGATTGCGTACATCGGCGAGACACACTTTGCGCCGGGCGAATGGGCCGGCGTCGTGCTGGACGAGCCGAACGGCAAGAACGATGGGTCGGTCGCCGGCAAGCGCTACTTCCAGTGCGAAGCGAAGAAGGGCGTCTTTTCGCGCCTGACGCGCCTCACGCGCGAACCGCTGGCGAAtgctggcggtggcggtggtgacTCGACCGCCTCCACGCCGCTCGATGCGAGCTTCCGGTCGCTGACGTCACCGGCCCGGTCCGGCACCGTTTCGCCCACGCACAGCGTCCAGAGCTATGCCAGCAAATCGCCAGCGATGGCCGGAA AGGCCGCCTCGCTGAACGTCGGCGACCGGGTGATCGTCTCGTCCGGGTTCGGGTCGCGCCCGGGCATGCTGAAGTTTATCGGCGAAACGCAGTTCGCTAGCGGCACCTGGTGCGGCGTCCAGCTGGACGAGGCGAGCGGCAAGAACGACGGCACGGTGGACGGTGTCAG ATACTTCGAGTGTCCGGCCAAGTACGGCATCTTTGTGCCGATTGCCAAGGTGACGCTGTCCCCGTCGGCCCGCAAAACCTCGGTCCGGCTGTCCCGGGCCAACTCGAAGGAGTCGCTCAACTCGCTGGCCACGATGAGCTCGATCGCGACCACGGCCACCTCCCGGCTCCGGATGAGCGCACAG AGGAAATCCACGGTCAGCGCTGTGCCGTCAACACCGAAATCTTCCTTTTCGCTTCAG GATGTCCTACGGGAGAAACAGAATCACATCGAGCAGCTAATGCAGGAGCGGGAAATCGATCGCGAGGAAACAGCCAACCAATCGATTATGTACCAGAAGAACATCCAACAG ctgaaggaaaagGTGACCCTGCTGGAAAAATCGCTCGCCGACGAGAAGCGCCGCAACGAGGACCTACAGTTCAGCGTGGACGAAGCAACGTTCTGCGGCGAAGAGCTAAAC ggaaaaattcaaaattcagtACGC GCTCAAACACAAGTGTTCAAAGAAAAAATAGCCGATTTGGAGGCTCAGCTGGCTGCTGGCGGAACTGCAGGAAAACCCAACGAGCCAACACAGCCAGGAGTACCACCAGAAGAAATCAACG CCGTTCGGGCAGAGCTGAACGCCGAAATCGATAAGCTAAAGGCGGAAATACTTGCCAAGGATCAGAAGCTGCATCTGACGGAAGAGTTGAAGCGTTCGCTCGAGAACGAAATCCAGAACCTGCACGAGAAGGTGGCCGATGCGGAGCGAGCCGCTGCCAGCAAACTCTCCGCACTCACGATCAGCGAAGAGTGCCTCAAGGAGCAGATCAACTACCTCGAGCACCGGGTGGACGAGCAGAGCGACCAGCTCACGGTGAAGGATGCCGAGCTGGAGAAACAGTATCTGGCGCTCAAGAATGCCGAAAGCGAACAGGAAGAGCGGCTGGCGGCCCTGCAGGATGAGTTGCGCTCCAAGAAGGATCTGCTGGCCGAGCGGGACCAACAAGTGCAGCTGCTCGAGCAAACGGCGGAGGAGCTGCGGGCCGATGTGCGGCAGCGCGACCTGAAGACGGTGGAGCTGGAAAGTGACCTTAGGGCGAAGTTGCAGGAACAGGGTACCTCCAGCAGCAAGTTGGCAGAGAAGCTGTCCGAGCTGGAGGTGGCGCTTGTGGAGGTGAATGCTTCCAAGACCCACCTCGAGCGGGACCTCACGAACGCAACGCAGACAATCAAGGTGCTTGAGGAGGACCGCAGTGTGAAGGAAAAGGCGGCCCAGGAAGTGGAATCGAAGCTAACGGCGAGTGAAGCGGCACTGAAGGCGGAAATAGCTTCACGACAGGAGCAGGAATCGTTGGCGCAGAAGCTGCAGCGCGATCTGCAATCGCTCGCAACGAGCGGTGAGAGTAGTGCCGCACTGCTGGCCGCAAAGCAGGAGGAACTGTCCAATCAGGCCAAACAGCTGCAGGAGCTCGAGGCAGATAAGGTGAAGGTGCAGCAGGAGCTGTCCTCACTGCAGCAAAAGTTCGAACAATCGCGCACCGAGCACGAGCAGCTGATAGCGGAGGTGCATGCTCTTGCCGATGCGGAACGGAACACTATTGCCGAGCTGCGCAAGCAATTGCAAACATCGGAACAGGAAAATCTTGCCAAAGACAAACAGCTGGAAGAGAACGAGGTGCTCGTGAGTGCGCTCCAGAACGAGCTGAAGGAACTGAACGTCTCCAAGGCCAGCCTAAACCAGGAGCTGACGGCGATAAAGGCCAGCTTTGCGGACAAGGACGGTACGCTGGCGAACATCTTGCAGGAGAAGACAGCTTTGGAGAAGCAGCTGGAAGAAAGTAAACAGGAGCTGGCGTCGAAGGTGAAGCAGCTTGAGGAGGATCTGCGCAATCGTGAAGATACTTTGCGCAAAGAGCTTGAGTTGAGTGCGTCAACTGCGCAACAGCAGCTGAGCGCAAAAGAGGAAGAGCTTACGCGGCTGTCGCAGGCAAGAGAAGAGCTTCAGAAGCAACTTGAAGCTGCACAGCAGCAGATGAAGGATGTATCCGATAAGATGAAGCTGGCAGAAGACACGATTGCGACCCGAACGAACGAATCGCAATCCCTCAACCAGCAGCTCTCCTCACTTCGCTCCGAGTTGAGTTCCAAGGATGAGCAGCTAGCCAAGCTCAACGCTTCTCTCGCCGAAACTGCAGCCCGGGAGGAAGCAGGTGGAAAGAAATTGGGCGAAGCGGCAGAGCAGTACGGCAAGCTTGAAATCGAACACGCCGACCTGCGTCGAAAGATGGACGCGCTGGAGCAAAAGTCCGCTCAGGtccagcagcagaagctggACCTCGAGCGGGAGCTCGATTTGCAACGCTCCAGCACGctcgactccaactccgagcTGGCAAAGCTCACGGACGAGCTGAAGGCGAAACAGCGCGCACTGGACGAGCTGCGCGATAGTTACGATACGCTGAAGATTGAAACCGAACGGCGGGCGGATGAGAGTACCCAGGCGCACGCGGCACTACAGGAGCAGGTGGAACGCGTGCGGCAGGAGATGCAGCAAATCTCCGACCAGAAGATCATCCAGGAGAACGAGCTCAACACGGAGCTGCGCAAGATTAAAGAGCTGgccgagcaggagcaggacaATCTGGTGCGCACGATAGCGGAGCTAAAGGTGAGCTTCGAGCAGGAGCGGCAACGCATCGACAGTGAGCATGCGGCCGAGCTGGCAAAGAGCGTGTCGGAGCGCGAGCAACAAATGGCAGCTATGAAGAGTGAGCTTGAAAGCGCGCTCGGAGAGCTAAAGGCACAGCTCGAGGACGCACGGATTGAGAGCAAAAAGCTACAAGAGCTCAACGAAACTGCTGTCAGTGCTGCAAAGGAGCAGGAAGAGTCGCTTCaaaagcagctgcagcagagcCGGGAAGAGTCCAGAACGCTGCAGCAACGGCTGGACGAGCTGCGGCAGTCGATGGAACAGGGCAGCCAGGACCTAACCGTGCAGATCGACCAGAAAGCTCAGCGTATCGTTgagctcgagcagcagctggacGAGCAGCGAACTCTGCAGCAGAAACGTTCGGCCGAAGTGGCTGAGATGGTCGCAAAGCTCGAGGAAAACGGCAAATCGTATGCGGAAATGTTGCAACAGCTTCAGGAAAGCTACACCCAAATTGAAGCGCTGAAAAAGGCAAAATCGGAATCGGAGGAAGCGTGCCAGCAGGTGCAACAGCGGCTGCAAGACCTGAACAGCTCGTACAGCGAGATGGAAGAGGAGCAGGTCGATCTCGTGAGTCGCGAGGAGACACTGCGCAAGGAGCTTGCGCAGCTGCAAGAACAGATGCAGCAGGCTGCGGGCGAGCAGAAGGAACGGTATGATGCGGTTGTAAGCAAAAACGAGGAGCTGTTGAAACAACTCGAGTCTACCTCTTCGGCCAAGGGAGCCACAGAGACTGAGCTCATTGCGCTCAGACAAGAGCTTGCGACCAAAGCCACCTCTCTGGGTGAGCTGCACGCAAAGGTTAAGGAATTAAACGCTCAGTTGCAAACGAAGGCCACGCTGGAGCAACAGGTACAAAGTCTGGAGCAATCGGTTTCTTCCAAAGATGCGTCTATACTCGAGCTTTCCAGCAAGGTGGAAGACCTACAAAAGCAAACCACATCGAGCAATGCCAAAATTGTTGTGAAAGAGGAAGAACTTAAGCAGCTACAGAAAGAGAGCGCTTCGAAGGACACACAGCTAAAAGATCTACAGCACCAGCTAGAAGCGATGCAGAAAACTCTCGCCGACAGTACAGAGCTCAGCAAACGCACCGCCGTAGAAGCGAACGAGCTGCAGGCAGCGCTAGAAAAGTCCCGCTCCACCGTAAAAGAGCAGGAAGACAGGcagaaggagcagcagcggcgcaTCGCCGAACTGGAAACCAAGCTCGCCGCACAAGCGACCCAGTTCGATGAGTTGCTCGATCGGAAAAAATCCGCCGAAACGGAGTACTCGCACCGTACGCACGACCTTTCCCagaagctgctcgagctggagAGTGCCAAAAAGCAAGAGATCGACGAGCTGCAGCAACGGCTGGCCGAGCTGATGCAGCGCGTCGAAACGCAGGTGTCCGAAACGGCTCAAACCGTCAGCAGCAAGCGGGCGGTGGAGAAGCGCCAGCATGAGCTCGAGTGCGCCAAGAAGGATCTGGAGCTGCGCGAAACCGAACTGCAGCTGGCGAACCGTCGGCTCGAGAAGGACAACGAGCAGCTTCGCTCGCAGCTCGTCCTGAAGGAGAGTGAGCTGACGAAGCTGGCAAAGGCGGCAACTGCCGCAGCAACGGCAGCCGACAATTCTGGCACCGTCCCGAACCGAGGGGTTGGCGTCATGAGCGACTCCAAGGATGACGATTCCGGAGCACAGATCGATTTCCTCAACTCGATCATCGTCGATATGCAGCGAAAGAATGAGAAGCTAACGCTGCGGATACAGGCGCTCGAGTCGACCAGTGCGGATAG TCACAACATGAGCTTTGATATTCAGAAGCGTAAGCCGGCACCGCGCGTGTTCTGTGACATCTGCGACGAGTTTGATCTGCACGAAACCGAGGACTGCCCGAAGCAGTGCTCCGACAGTCCGCCGGAATCGCTGAAGCATCCCTCGGACGGCAAGGAGCGCAAGGTGCCACCGCCAAGGAAGTACTGCGAAAGCTGCGAAG TGTTTGGTCATGAAATTGGCGAGTGTCCGGACGACGAGACGTACTAA